One segment of Bacillus alkalisoli DNA contains the following:
- a CDS encoding DUF4084 domain-containing protein — protein MFSKQKLLIFFITTYILSYYVVLFFGNDENSYIVVVRNLFSLLAPLLASIWLFRATRIKQQISKPFLILLSAGCFSYFLAEIAWSYYEVYLRTEIPFPGSPDLFYMLQIIFFLIAFIILWFSEGRIFRGIRFVFEILIIMTVATTLSYHFLIHKLVLDSDIDGVFLFVYLGYPIGGLLLLASVIITLYLSENFTKLRKGLFIILLGLVFQIVADSSYLYLLVTGNYDTGSLIDPLFTASLLLVGISSFYFEEKSSKHTRKKKGSKLKREFMEIALPYASIALLLIVLIKTGNTNTEAINVGTFIAIIIVFIRQVVVLVENKRLIQQYNYLAHHDSLTKLPNRAFFEEKLAQQLQAVHENQGMTAVMYLDLDRFKLVNDTLGHDAGDELIYAVSKRLLTCVNEGDIVARQGGDEFTLLISSCQQESEVLNISNRIIEQLSFPYNIKGTDFRTTASIGIAFYTYDHAPTTPLSLMKKADIAMYESKSKGKNQYQVYEEEMQDESKNKFMIEKDLFHAIQNNEFTLFYQPQMNSKSGKAYGVEALIRWNHPEKGLIPPLSFIPIAENMNLIGPISEWVLREACSQGKIWQDIGLKIKVAVNISPKQFQSAGFVDMLKEILLETKINPALIELEITEAIAMYSNEDTIQKLNEITDLGIQVSIDDFGTGYSSLAYLVKLPIHALKVPREFVKELNNEGANKTVVFSIISLSRSLQLDLVAEGVETKEQLEILKSMGCKQFQGYYFSKPVPAEEVTQFLKEKS, from the coding sequence TTGTTTTCCAAACAAAAGTTGTTAATTTTTTTTATTACTACTTATATATTAAGTTATTACGTTGTTCTGTTTTTTGGAAACGACGAAAATTCTTACATCGTTGTCGTTCGTAATCTATTTTCCCTTCTTGCTCCATTGTTAGCTTCCATATGGCTTTTTCGCGCAACAAGAATAAAACAACAAATCTCAAAACCTTTTTTAATTCTTTTATCAGCTGGATGTTTTAGTTATTTTCTAGCAGAAATCGCATGGAGTTATTATGAAGTATATTTAAGGACAGAAATACCATTCCCAGGTTCCCCTGATTTATTTTATATGTTGCAAATAATATTTTTCTTAATTGCTTTTATCATTTTATGGTTTTCGGAAGGAAGAATTTTTAGAGGAATACGATTTGTATTTGAAATACTGATTATCATGACAGTAGCAACTACACTAAGCTATCACTTTCTGATTCACAAGTTAGTTCTAGATTCAGATATAGACGGTGTATTTTTATTTGTTTATCTGGGATATCCAATTGGAGGTCTTTTATTGCTAGCTTCCGTCATCATCACTCTTTATTTAAGTGAGAATTTTACAAAGTTGCGAAAAGGGCTTTTTATTATCCTGTTAGGACTAGTCTTTCAAATCGTTGCTGACTCTAGCTACTTGTATTTATTAGTGACAGGTAACTATGATACTGGTAGTTTAATTGATCCACTTTTCACCGCTTCATTATTACTTGTAGGGATATCCAGTTTTTATTTCGAAGAGAAAAGTAGCAAACACACACGTAAGAAAAAAGGAAGCAAGTTGAAACGAGAGTTTATGGAAATTGCGTTACCATACGCAAGCATCGCCTTACTGTTAATAGTATTGATTAAGACTGGAAATACAAATACGGAAGCCATAAATGTTGGTACGTTTATTGCCATTATTATTGTGTTTATTAGACAAGTAGTCGTTTTAGTAGAAAACAAAAGACTAATACAACAATACAATTATTTAGCTCATCACGATTCTTTAACAAAACTTCCAAACAGAGCTTTTTTCGAAGAGAAGTTGGCCCAACAGCTTCAAGCGGTGCATGAAAATCAGGGAATGACAGCTGTTATGTATTTAGATTTAGATCGATTTAAACTTGTTAATGACACATTAGGGCACGATGCAGGTGATGAACTAATTTACGCAGTATCTAAGCGCCTACTTACTTGTGTGAATGAAGGTGACATAGTTGCTAGACAAGGTGGAGACGAATTTACGTTGTTAATATCAAGTTGTCAGCAGGAATCGGAAGTGTTGAATATATCAAATCGTATTATTGAACAGCTAAGTTTTCCTTATAATATAAAAGGAACGGATTTCCGTACAACAGCAAGTATTGGTATTGCATTTTATACATATGATCATGCACCTACCACTCCTTTATCATTAATGAAAAAAGCAGATATCGCAATGTATGAGTCAAAATCAAAAGGTAAAAATCAATATCAGGTGTATGAGGAAGAAATGCAAGATGAATCAAAGAATAAATTTATGATTGAAAAAGATCTTTTCCATGCTATTCAAAACAATGAATTCACTTTATTCTATCAACCGCAAATGAACTCAAAAAGTGGGAAAGCATATGGTGTAGAGGCACTGATTCGATGGAATCACCCTGAAAAAGGTTTGATACCTCCTCTTTCCTTCATTCCAATAGCGGAAAACATGAATCTGATAGGCCCTATTAGCGAGTGGGTTTTACGAGAAGCTTGCTCACAAGGGAAGATATGGCAAGATATTGGATTGAAAATAAAAGTAGCTGTCAACATATCACCTAAACAGTTTCAATCAGCAGGTTTTGTAGACATGTTAAAAGAAATATTATTAGAAACGAAAATTAATCCAGCGCTCATAGAACTAGAAATAACGGAAGCAATTGCTATGTACAGTAATGAAGATACCATCCAAAAGTTAAATGAAATTACCGATCTAGGTATTCAAGTGTCCATTGATGATTTCGGTACAGGCTACTCATCGCTCGCATACTTAGTAAAACTGCCCATACATGCTTTAAAAGTTCCAAGAGAGTTTGTAAAGGAATTGAACAATGAAGGAGCAAATAAAACCGTCGTATTTTCCATCATCTCTCTTTCAAGAAGTTTACAACTTGATTTGGTAGCAGAAGGCGTAGAAACAAAGGAACAACTAGAAATACTAAAGAGTATGGGATGCAAACAGTTTCAAGGATATTACTTTAGTAAACCAGTTCCAGCGGAGGAAGTTACACAATTCTTGAAAGAAAAAAGTTGA